The DNA region TTTCATCCCAGAAGAAAATTATTGAAATTCCAGAGGAGAGAATAAGAAAGGTTTTAAGAGAGATGGGAAAGGATAACCCTAAGAAGGAGTTAAATTGTGGGGCTTGTGGTTATCCAAGTTGTAGAGATAAAGCCATAGCAGTTATTCTTGGAAAAGCAGAAAAAGAAATGTGTATTACTTATCTTATTGATAAGGTAAGTTCGGTAAGCAGTGCCATAATTGAAGAGTTCCCTAATATTGTCATTATATATAAGGATGGAAAACCCATCTATTTAAATCCAGCAGGAGAAGACTTCTTCTTGAATAAAGAGGCTTTACTGGGTTTTATTATTGATGAGATTGAAGAAGGGAAAAATCCCTTGGAGATATATATAGATAATGAAGAATATTACTTCTTTGTAAAAAAATTTAACCTCCCCGATGATAACGGAAAGGTGGCTCTCCTTCTTGATATTACTAATGAGAAAAAGAGGGAAGATGAACTTAACAAATTGAAAAAGGAAAGCGCTGAAAGAATTGAAGAGTTGATTAATCGCCAGATGCTTCTTGCTCAGGAGATTGCAAGTCTTCTTGGAGAATCTATTGCAGAAACCAAGAGTCATTTTGCCCAATTTAGGAAGGTGTTGGAAGAGGATGCTCACCTGTGATGTGAATTTTGCTTTTAAGAGTAAAGAAGGAGAAGAAGTTTGTGGTGATTCTATTAAAATTAAGAGAAGCGAAGATAAGGTAGTGGTTACCGTTTCGGATGGTCTTGGAAGTGGGATAAAGGCAAGTATTCTTTCTACCCTTACTGCTTCTATGACTACTACTATGCTTTTCAATGACATGCCCATGGATGAGGTAATGAAAAGCGTCCTTGCAACTTTGCCAAAATGCAAAGTAAGAGATATTAGTTATGCTAATTTCTGTAGTGTACTTTTCAAAGCCAAAGAAAACACTTGCTATATAGCAGAATATGAATTTCCAGTAGTTCTTTTATTTAGGAAAAATGAATTTATAGATTTTGAAAAGAAAAGACTATTAGTAGAAGATAGAGAGATAAAAGAAAGTTATTTTGTTCCTCAAGATGGAGATCTTCTGTTTGTAATGACCGATGGAGTTTCCCAAGCTGGTCTTGGCACCAGACTTTATCCTCTGGGATTAGGCATTGAAAATATAAAGAGAGAGATCTTCAATCTTACAAGATACAAAGTTCCTCCTAAGGAGATTGTGAACTACCTTATTGAAAAGGCAAAAAGGTTAGATAAGGGGATAAAAGGTGATGATGCTCTTTTATGTGTTTTGTATTTTAGAAGCTTTAATAGGTTAAACATCATGGTAGGTCCACCCTCCGATCCTAATCTTGATGAATACGTAGCTTATAAATTCTTAAACATGCCTGGAAGGAAGGTGATATGTGGGGGTACTACTGCTCAGATAGTAGGGAGGATTATGGGAAGTGAAGTTTCTCTTGATTTAAAAACCGTCTCTGAAGATTCTCCTCCTGTAGGATATATGGAGGGGGTAGATTTAGTAACCGAGGGAATTATCACTCTTACCCAGGTTTTTAGATATCTTGATGGTCAGATAGAGAAGGTAGGTTATGGGGCAAGTCTTATCATTGATCTCATAGAAAAATCCGACGAGATATGTTTTATAGTAGGGAAAGCTATAAACCCTGCTTATCAGAACCCTCTTTTCAGTTATGATATGTCCCTCAAATTCAAGATCGTTAAAGATATTATGGATATTTTGAAGAATAAAGGAAAGATTGTGAAAATTGAAGCTTATTAAAAGGAGGTAGAAAAGTGAAGCTAAAAAGAAATTTTACAAAAGTAGAGGAGATTCTTAAAAAACATGAGTATCGTAAAGACAATTTAATAAAGATCCTTTTAGATATTCAAAAAGAATATCGTTATATTCCAGAGGATGTAATCAACTATATTGGGGTTGCTCTTGATATTCCTCCTGCCAAAATTTATGGTGTTGCTACTTTCTATGCTCAATTTTCCTTAAAGCCAAAAGGTAAATATACCATTCTTGTCTGTGATGGAACTGCATGTCATATGGCAGGATCTACGTCCCTTATAGGAGCTATAAAGGAAGAACTGAATATTGGACCTGGGGAAGTGACAGAAGATTTGATGTTTAGCTTAGATCAAGTAGGATGTCTTGGTGCTTGTGCCCTTGCTCCTGTGATGGTCATAAATGAAGAGGTTTATGGAAATCTTACTCCTGAAAAGGTGAAAGAGATTTTGAAAAATTTAAAAGAAAGGGAGATGAAAAATGCTTAGGAGTATGGATGAAGCTATTCGGTATATTGAAGAAAAGAAGATTGAAAGAAAAAAGAAATTAGAAGATCTTAATATTTATGTATGTGTGGGAACGGGTTGTGCTGCAAAGGGATCAATAAAGGTCTATGAAGAATTAAGGAGGATTTTTAAAGAAAATAATGTAAAGGCTAATTTACAGAAATTGGAAGAAAAGGAAGAAAGGGTTAGAAAAACAGGGTGTTGTGGTAGATGCTCTTCAGGACCTTGGGTAATAGTTATGCCTTATGGATATTTTTACTCCGAGGTAAAGCCTGAGGATGTAAAGGAGATTTATGAGGAGACAATACTCAAAGGCAGACCTGTGGAAAGACTTCTTTTTACAGATCCTGCAACAGGTGAAAGAGTAGAAAGGCTTGAGGATGCAAAATTCTATAAAGTTCAATCCTTCTATATTATGGAGGATATAGGAAAGTGTGAATGCGATAGTATTGATGACTACATGGGAAGGGGAGGATATCTATCCTTTATTAAAGTCCTCAAAGAGGGAAATCCTGATAATGTTATAAAAACCATTAAAGATTCTGGACTTCGTGGAAGAGGTGGAGCAGGATTTCCCACAGGAGTAAAGTGGGAGATAACCAAAAACAGTAGGGGAGATAAAAAATTTGTGGTATGTAATGGAGATGAGGGAGATCCTGGAGCCTTTATGAATAGGACTCTTTTAGAAAGGGATCCCCATGCAGTATTAGAAGGGATGCTTATTGCAGCATATACTATTGGGGCTCAAAAGGGTTATGCCTATATTAGAGCGGAATATCCTGTAGCGGTAGAGATGTTCCGAAAGGCTATAGAGGATGCAAAGAGATTAGGACTTATAGGAGAAAATATTTTAGGAACTGGTTTTTCTTTTGATATAGAGATAAAAGAGGGAGCGGGAGCTTTTGTATGCGGAGAAGAAACCGCCCTTCTTGCCTCTATTGAGGGAAAAAGAGGAGTTCCTCGTCCTCGTCCACCCTATCCTGCTCAGGCAGGTCTTTGGGGGTATCCAACCCTTATAAATAATGTGGAGACTTATGCCAATGTACCTAAGATCATAAGAGATGGGGCTGAAAATTATAGAAAAAGAGGAGTTCCTAACTCTCCTGGCACTAAGATGTTCTCAGTGACAGGTCCAGTAAAACTTACTGGAATAATAGAAGTGGAGTTTGGGACTACCTTAAGACAGATTGTGTATGAGATATGTGGGGGTCTTACTGGAGACAATGAGTTTAAAGCAGTGCAAATAGGTGGACCTTCAGGGGCATGTCTTTCGGAAGCTTTTCTTGATTTGCCTTTGGATTATGACTCTTTAAAATCTGCTGGAGCTATGGTAGGTTCTGGAGGTATTGTGGTTCTATCAAAGAAAGCCTGTATGGTTGAGGTGGCAAGATTTTTCCTTGATTTTACCAAGAGAGAATCCTGTGGTAAGTGTATTCCATGTCGTGAGGGTTTGATGCAAGCTTATCGTATCCTTGAGAGATTCACACAAGGCAAAGGAACCTATGAGGATTTAGAGAATCTGGAATTTCTTGCAGGTCTTATAAAAACTGCTTCTGCTTGTGGGCTCGGGCAAACAGCTCCAAATCCTATATTAAGTACATTAAGACTGTTTAGAGATGAATATATTGCTCACATCGAAGGGATATGTCCTAGTGGAATGTGCACTGCCTTTAAGAGATATGTTATAAATCCTGAGCTTTGTAAAGGATGTGGGCTTTGTGCGAGATTCTGTCCTCAAAATGCCATCTCTGGTGAAAGAGGAAAACCTTATGTGATTGACCAAGAAAAGTGTGCTAAATGTGGAGTTTGTGTTGAAAAATGTAAATTTAAAGCCATTGAAATTAGGTAAGGAGGAAGATAGTTATGAAGATATTTGTGGATGGAAAAGAAGTAATAATAAAAGATGATGAAAGAAATCTTCTTGAGGCTTTAAAAAATGTAGGTATTGAAATACCAAATCTATGTTATCTTTCGGAGACATCAGTTTACGGGGCTTGTAGGTTATGCCTCGTAGAAGTGGATGGAAAAAGTATAGTTACCTCTTGTAATCTAAAGCCTTATGAAGGAATGGTTGTTAGAACAAATACTCCTGAGATATATGAAATAAGAAAAGGAATTCTTGAACTTCTTCTTGCCTCTCATAATAGAGATTGTACCACCTGTGAGAGGAATGGCAGCTGCAAATTGCAGGAATATGCAGAGGCTTTTGGTATAAGAAAGATAAGATTTGATAATATTCTCAAAGATGGTGGAATGGACAATAAGTCGCCTATAGTAAGGGATAATAC from Dictyoglomus turgidum DSM 6724 includes:
- a CDS encoding SpoIIE family protein phosphatase → MLTCDVNFAFKSKEGEEVCGDSIKIKRSEDKVVVTVSDGLGSGIKASILSTLTASMTTTMLFNDMPMDEVMKSVLATLPKCKVRDISYANFCSVLFKAKENTCYIAEYEFPVVLLFRKNEFIDFEKKRLLVEDREIKESYFVPQDGDLLFVMTDGVSQAGLGTRLYPLGLGIENIKREIFNLTRYKVPPKEIVNYLIEKAKRLDKGIKGDDALLCVLYFRSFNRLNIMVGPPSDPNLDEYVAYKFLNMPGRKVICGGTTAQIVGRIMGSEVSLDLKTVSEDSPPVGYMEGVDLVTEGIITLTQVFRYLDGQIEKVGYGASLIIDLIEKSDEICFIVGKAINPAYQNPLFSYDMSLKFKIVKDIMDILKNKGKIVKIEAY
- the nuoE gene encoding NADH-quinone oxidoreductase subunit NuoE; the encoded protein is MKLKRNFTKVEEILKKHEYRKDNLIKILLDIQKEYRYIPEDVINYIGVALDIPPAKIYGVATFYAQFSLKPKGKYTILVCDGTACHMAGSTSLIGAIKEELNIGPGEVTEDLMFSLDQVGCLGACALAPVMVINEEVYGNLTPEKVKEILKNLKEREMKNA
- a CDS encoding NADH-quinone oxidoreductase subunit NuoF, giving the protein MLRSMDEAIRYIEEKKIERKKKLEDLNIYVCVGTGCAAKGSIKVYEELRRIFKENNVKANLQKLEEKEERVRKTGCCGRCSSGPWVIVMPYGYFYSEVKPEDVKEIYEETILKGRPVERLLFTDPATGERVERLEDAKFYKVQSFYIMEDIGKCECDSIDDYMGRGGYLSFIKVLKEGNPDNVIKTIKDSGLRGRGGAGFPTGVKWEITKNSRGDKKFVVCNGDEGDPGAFMNRTLLERDPHAVLEGMLIAAYTIGAQKGYAYIRAEYPVAVEMFRKAIEDAKRLGLIGENILGTGFSFDIEIKEGAGAFVCGEETALLASIEGKRGVPRPRPPYPAQAGLWGYPTLINNVETYANVPKIIRDGAENYRKRGVPNSPGTKMFSVTGPVKLTGIIEVEFGTTLRQIVYEICGGLTGDNEFKAVQIGGPSGACLSEAFLDLPLDYDSLKSAGAMVGSGGIVVLSKKACMVEVARFFLDFTKRESCGKCIPCREGLMQAYRILERFTQGKGTYEDLENLEFLAGLIKTASACGLGQTAPNPILSTLRLFRDEYIAHIEGICPSGMCTAFKRYVINPELCKGCGLCARFCPQNAISGERGKPYVIDQEKCAKCGVCVEKCKFKAIEIR